tgcttagcaaattaataataatcataaagTTAACTTTTTCGTTGTTGTCCATAATTTCACACTGCGTGAAAGAAACTTTCAcatgtctatgtgtgtgtgtgcgccgagaaattgttgtttatttaattcatATTTCTAAAAGTTAATTAATTCATTTGCCCTTgtacaataacaacaaacttACCCGTATAGCAACAAGCATTAGGAGGGAGAGTTCTAAAAAACTTGTTCTATCTCtcctcccacacacacacacacacacacacactcccgCAGGGTGGTGGGGGATATCGTTTGAGTGAAGGTGGAGTCGAAGGAACTGCCGCTTGAGACAGTTTCCGCTTGCAATctagctgctgttgctgcatcTTCATCTGCATCCTCGCTCCCTCTCTTTCACACTcgtttttctctctctatctccctctctgtttctctttgtttttggCCTGGTCCCGTTTAACTGGTTTATAAGCTGACAgctgcatacacacacaaacctGCATAATGctcaaacatacatacatacagggCCGTTTAGACATTATTTTAGGGGGAGGAGGGGCCAAAAGGTGCATATGTACCGAATAAATGGAGTTCTCTGTTTCCCTCTCAGCGCTCTATCAATTATCACTtgttacaaaaaaatataaataatacatATTGATGAgcattttttcattttcaatcatTTCAACAAGTTTGCTCAGTATTTAGCGttcacaaaaatatatacaactttccatttaaacttattttttttgcaactattcgaaaatatttcgatttcaGTCTGAAATACATTTTCAAATCAAGTTCAAAATTTTGTCCTTACGAATTATCTCATGTTTTTTTATGTCAGTATTatttctgatttttttttttggataatATAAAAACATCGAGTTCTATTAGGTTAAATCTCTTAATAAGGTTGATTTCCGGCGAGGAAAAAAAGCAATATTCTAAAAGTAATGATATTAGCAGGTTTAATAGTACATAGATTCAATGCAGTAATGcgattttgaaaaaattacaagTCCGTGCAAAGTTTTCGAATTCGAGTttgtaaaaatgtaaaaaaaaacaaaacattttctaAACATTCGGTTGGAATTTCATTGGCTAATATAATAAGGTATCTCGGAAAATGGACTTTTCCTTTAATATCTCGAAAACAAGAGCTTAACGAGAAAAACTAAAGTCATCTGGGACCCAGAACCTAGAAAAGAAGCCTTGCATTAAAAATGGCTGCATACTAGTGTAGTCTTTCTTTCGTTTTACCATTCACACACATTTATCGCACCTGCTGTTCCttttactgttgttgttgttgcattagACAGCTGCTGTCCACGCGCTCTCGAATTTCTTCTCTCTGCCTtactctctctgtctgtcggTCTTATCAACAACAATCTGAGTGTGTGGTATAAAACCAGGCCCACGACTCGAATTGCAAAAATGAAACTGCGTTGTTTGCTAATTTTCAAAGGCTTTTGTTATGGCTTTCTTCcctacagcaacaacaacaacaactgccatAACACTTGCGTTGCTTTACCTGGTTTACTTTACTTCACTCCACATTAGGTAGAGGTGTACCTAACTCTATTTCACAGCTGCCTACCTaacacctacatacatacacgcaTACATACATCCGCTTTTGTAGTAGTGGCCTTCGTTTACTCATATAATAATTTCTATCGTTTCGATTTCGtgcaaaatttataatatttcaattgtttacatgtatgtctgtgtgtgtatttgtttcgtttttctgTTGTCGTCTTCCTCTTACTGAGTCATATGGCTGGCGGACAATCCATGAAACACTTTCCCCCCCATCTTGGTTTTATCATGTGTTTTtaaatacccttgcaaaaaggttatattcattttggtcagaagtgtgcaacgcatagaaggaaacATCGCCGACCATataataaagtatatatattcttgatcggatcagcgcaaactcttcctagaccgtaagagctacagagctgaaattttgcttGTAAGCTTCTGTACTGCAGGGAATGTATATCTTGGACTCAGCCAGATCGgacaactatatcatatacacACGAATAGTGGCTTTTCTCAATAAGTTTTCCGAGCTATTGTCATCAAAACTAATATTTGTCAGTttcaaatacatacaaatgacGCGATTGTCTAAAATTAATATGTATTTGTCGGTTTCTGGCTATTCCTGATTTGATCGAAATCGGgaaactatattatatatctgTCATAGCTCCAGCCTCAGATTGTGGGCTGTTCTTTCGCGAGATTATTCAACTTTTTGGATAAAAGGTTTTTCCATATTGAGAACCATAGGTAAGggaagggtatacaaacttcggcgcggtcaaagttagcccccgCCCTCTGGTTTGCCTTATCAATCGATTGATCGAGCGCAAGCGTTCCTAATCAGgcattcatttaattttcccTTTCTTATACCCCACTCTGGGTGTTCGGTTTAtcacagaaagagagagtggaAGAGCGATAGCGATTGCAATTTGTAAAACGCAGTTGGTTGAAGTAGGAAGCATTACCACCTAAATCACTCTCCGAAAGAGATGGAAGAGTTCTGTGTAAGTGATATTTAGTGATTCGCTATTAGTTTTACATAAACTTAGCGTAAATATACACCCAACGGCTGTTTCTAACGAAGTTTAGATAATCAATCCAATTCGATATTTATGTCAGACTTTCCAGAGAAACTCCCTAGGCAATCTTAGGTTGCATTTTCCAGTGAATTTGTCAAAACATCTCAAGTTGAGCTTCTGTATATTTGTCGAATCATTTGATTGATGCATTTTCGATATCATCTTGTTCTTCAAGTGCAATGAACTAGGGATACCCTTCATTCAAAGGGGTCAAGCTGCCTGCTTTGGCTTTATTGACTTTATGTCATTGTGTTTGTTAAATAATTTCGTTATTTTTGTCACCTAAGTAAAGTCGTGACAACTTTAGTTAAATAAATGAGTAAGTCGTAGATGCCAAGAGTCAGTTCGTCATCGTTGATTAGCTCATTGgtctcactcacacacagctAGTCTCAACCACCCACACACCCAACCACACACGCAAACTCTCACACATAACAACTATTGGTGGTTAAGCTACAGAAAACTGCGCATTTGCATGCCGCATGAAATTAGGCCTAACCTCTacctccacctccacctctATACCACTCAacgtgtgtatgtatgtatgtatttaggtACTCACGCAatttcttgattgatttcgacTATTTTTAGTTAGTCTGTCCATTCAGTGATTGTTCGCTGCTTCTCCTCACAtggttttcatttcaattgccTAAAAGGTCAACTTAATTGCACTTCTttcaacgacaacgacgactcTTGAAGGAGGAGCATTCAAGGCAGAGGGCAGGAAGAAAAAGAGGGTGGAAGGCATCTTACTTGGTTGGCTCTTCGTTTCTCGTTTTCATTTCGCTGTCAATTTaagtttgttttgctttttttgtttctgttgttgtttaggaccaaaataaaattcaactCAAACTCTCCTCGAAATACAATTAAGTTCAAGGCCTTACTAAAGCTGACaacagataaaaaaaaaacaatcacaTTTAGTCATTCGACCTTTGTAAAAACTTcgatatattatatacaaaatatatataaatatatgtaaattatcAGTTTGTTGTGTTCTCCAAGCAGTTAAATTATCAACAATTTGTTCGTGTCTAAGATAACATTCGTAAATAtcatatataataattaaagaTTAACGCAATTTATTACAACCAAAAAGCAGCTCTTCATAAATGTTGGTAATAACATCGCCCAAATAGAAGAGAGGCCTTGAAACACTTTTAGAATTTGTTTGGTTAAGTATACCGCTTGAGAAACTAGGGGAACGGGGCGGTGGTCCCTTTCGTTGCTATTTACTTTGTGGTATTTATCATTTGTTCAAGTTTTGTCAATGAGAAGCAATGATTTTTCTCTAAGAGAGTCCCTAAATCAGTTATTTTATAGTAAATGAGGTCACCTAGGAACATATTGTCTCCCTCACTCATTTAAGTAACTTACAGgttatttttattctcattCAGGATTATTATGGTAGTCCCTAGAATCAAGAAACAGATCTGAAATATGTCTAAAAAAAAGTCTCTTAAATGGATATTTTTCCAAGGGTATTCATTGATCGagccttttttatttttgcttatcCAATGTTATTTTGTTGGCTAATTAAATAAACTACTTGGCTAATTATAAAGAGAGTGAACAAAATTGAAGAATGACAGCGAAAGTGGGTGTGCGGTGTGGGGCGTGAGAGGAAGAAAGAGACGGAGTATGTTAACTTCTATCCTCTATGGAAGCGGGTGTGGTGTGTGTTTTGTGCCCTTTTTTTATTACCCCGTGTTGTGCGCATTGAacttggtttttcttttcgagTATAAAGTGAGAGTTTATATTTATagaagatatatgtatatacatatatctacgtatttgtgtgtgtgtgaaacaAACTGAGCAAACAGCAGCTCTCGATTTTGACCAggtaaataaaattgtattgAACCTTGTTTAATTAATGAGCTGCtctttgttcttttttttacttagGCTGCTGGAGGGACGGAGTGGAGTGGAGAGAGACCAGGTTGAGGGCGAGGGCAGGCAGGCAACTAATACAAACATACACGAACATACAAACATCCACAGAAAAAATTTATgacaaattttttgagttaattatttaattgcaCTTTGCTTTCTGttctctttttttcgtttttgttgtttttgcagcagcaccaacaataaataataaacacCAAAAACACACAGCCACGCGCCCACGCCTTGCCAGCCACAACACTTTCCGTCCTGATCAGCCCAAAACTAGCCAAAATAGagtaaagaaacaaaaagataGGCTCGAAAATTTATTGCAACTTGTTGACTCCTTACATTCCTTTTGCTGCCGCTACCATGCGTTAATGAAGATGAGAGATCGTCAACAAAAAACCAGTTACCatcagttgctgctgcttctgctatTCGGCTATGCAGCTTGCCTATTGACGCTTTGCGATGCCTGCTCCTCGCGTGCCATATCGAAACCACGTCCAACGCCGCCACCACCAACAGCGTCTCTGCCGCCCGATAATGTGATTGTCACAACGACTAGGGCACCATCGACACCATCACGTCCAAATATAACATTCCCCATCTTCAATTGCCCGCCCACATATGCCGCCTGGTATTGCCTTAATGATGCCACCTGCTTCACGGTGGAAATCCACAATGAGATCCTTTACAATTGTGAATGCGCCTTGGGTTTCATGGGACCTCGTTGCGAGTACAAAGAGATTGATGGCTCCTATTTGCCCACACGCAATCGTGTGATGCTCGAGAAGGCCAGCATTGTGAGTGGTGCCACATTGGCATTGCTCTTCATGGCCATGTGCTGTGTGGTCCTCTATTTGCGGCATGAGAAGCAACAGAAACTAAAACTACACGATAGTGCCACAGAGCAGCATAATGGCAATGGAGGAGGCGGTCTAACCGGATGCCAGAATGATGGAATGGATGAAGTGGATGGTTTGAAATCGCTACGTTTTCCAGCACGACGACCGTTTGCTCCCTGTAGGATTCTTACCTTGGAGGAGGCTCATTATCAATCGATTTCGGCCTCAAATCGCATTAGGCACTAACTAACTGAAAAGAAATACGAATGTCTAacatttaatgtttatttatcctctgttttattttaactgttctgttctgttttctaacttttaattttgtttatcttcttttttttaatcttttaaaCACGGAACGAAAACAAagcggtttttgttttgttttgttcaagTGCCTTTAAAAATCGACGCCGTGTCGAAGTattacaaaacaattttcagcTAACAGCGAGAGAAATAGATCTAATGCAATGCAATTTTTTCGGCAGTTAGCCGcctatttaaattaattttattaattatttatttatatatatatatatatatatatatatacaaacatatatttcATTACAAAATGCGCGTAAACTATTAAtgtttaacaataataataattataataaaaaaaatgaaaacaagcaagaaaaacaaaacaaaaatcaatatgaatactaaaacttaaaaaccaaaatatttgtgttctttcttttgtttttctatacACATACAGTAGTGCATAATATTCTCATCTGATTCACATTGTTAAGAAACATTATATAATATGTGTACCATAAATTGAACTCATTTGATTCACCCCATGTGCCTCCAATTCTTTGTAATTTTGGTCTCCGGCGTGAGTGCCATTTTTCACGTGCAAAATAGAAGTTTTAATGGGCCTAGGAAGACTTTATTCAAGGATAAGATCAAATACCTCAATAACATTAATAAGAGACTTATCAACAATAATATCATAGTCAAAATAATGAAGAAATCCATCgccaaaaatgttaaatttcgATCAAATTATAGATTTCAATAGAACGATACAAGTTTTTCCCAATTTCTGTAGACGTTAACACAGTAACTTGAAGTTTGTCCAAGGTTTATATATTGCTGCGAgagttaaatgaaatttttttaaaattatttttgcattttacaaAGCAGGTAGATTCAAAGCTGCTCCAAAATTAACCAAATTTCGAATAGTAAGAAGGGAGTGccagttgttgttttttacatcaataataacACTCTCAAAAATAAATGTGCATAGCAAAAATCCTTTACAAAGCATTAAAAACCCTAGTTTTTATACAAAGGCACTAGTATTTTTTTGCTGGCTAAATAAGGTAAATATGGCTATATCAAAGATATGTTAAGAATCAAAAACAATGGGTAATCCATTTAATAGTTCCCGGGAACTATTGGAACTACAGCCACCAAAAATTTGGCATGTAGACTCTCGTATTGGAGAAAGGAATGTCTGATGGTTTActtaatttcataaaaatcgtaAACGAAAGGAAATACTGTTTACTAAAGTTACCTTATGTGTGTATAAGAGTCAATTGGCTTGCTTTTCCCCGTACTGCAGGGCATATACTTAGATATATACTTATTAGTCAAAGCGAAGACTTGTTACTGagtaaatgtttaaaaaataaattttatgacaTAGAAACTAAAAGAACATTTTGCATGAAGGAAGCTTTAATTAAGCCTAGAAAAAATCTAATTAAACCAACAATTATTAAAATGGAAATATTCCATTAAAGTAAAATGATTAGAAACTCGTATAAGATTAAGTTGTAATGtttaaaattgtaatttttatattttttttgaacaCCTTGCAGATCACAAAAATGCCGCACAacaatcatcatcagcagcagccgcagcaacaacaacaacctgGTACACCTGGCGATGATCAGTTGGGACCACCGAAGGCCGATTTCAGTGCCCCACCACCATATGAGGCGAATGGACAGCATGTGATGGTGGCCTTGCCGCCACCGCAGCATCAAATGCCATCACTGGGTCTAACCACACATAATGGTGGTGGTATCGGCATGGTTGGAGTGGAGCCATCGAATGTTGTGGTCTGCGGCGTGGTCGATGTGCCACAGGATGTCCATGGCAAGCTGCCCACCTATGAGGAAGTGCAAATGGAGAAATCATTGAATGGTGAATTGCCGCCCGCATTTCTAACGCTACCGTCGACACAGCAATTGCCGCCACCGCCGAATCCATTGTTGCCGCCCAATCCACTGCGggatggtgctgctgctgtgcgATCGGCCCAGCCGGCTCTAACATTCATTGCAATCGATGCCAGTGATCCGGAGAATAGCCTATCCACAACGGATAATCTCCTTGGCACAGATATTATGTTCATTACGGCCTTCATTGTGGCATTTCTATTCAATTGGATTGGCTTCCTAATGCTAACATGTTTCTGTCACACAATTGCCGCACGCTACGGGGCATTATCCGGATTTGGGCTATCGCTGGCCAAATGGACGCTAATTGTCAAACATTCAACGGATTTGGCATCGCACGAGAACTCTTGGCTGTGGTGGTTAATATGTGCTTTTGGTTTTCTAATTAGCATAAGGGCTCTTATTCAATATGTGAGCATTAAGCGATCATGGCGTTTGCTATCCGCATCGGCACAGGAGCGTTTGTTGTTCTTTTACTAGAGGAAAACCTGTGGAAAGTACGATGGAAGGGGTAGGGAGAGAGGAGGGGTTAACTGTTGGCGAGGGTTTGCGCTTTATCGATGTAAATATGTTGTAGATGAATGGGATCTGCGTTTCACCACAGGATAGGCAGGAGTACCACTTACACCCAACCCCCTCTCCACCCCCTCGTcacgcgcacacacacacacaagacataaaaaacagaaacagcgAGTTagtgtttattattattgttcatttttttttttttgctctcatTTTAATAGCGCAAAAGTTTAGTCCACAAAAGAAGACCTCGAAAAAAAGGAGGATCGGCAATTGAAATGAAGAGAATCcaaataattaaatgtaaaaacaaaagcaaaaaataacacaaaaagcattacaaaaacaaaaataagaaaattaaataattctaTGTATGTTGAGTAGTAAGAAGGAGACACCACTCCCCTCTAAACCccctaaacacacacactcacacgtTCTATATCTATTATGTGAAATATATTATTGTATGAATGTCTTCACCACCTCCTCCGCCCCCAAATCAACcgtctccctctctccctGTAGTGCCCCCAGTCCGTAGTAggaatacaaacaaaaaaaaaaaacaaaacaaaaaaagacaccaaaaaaggaaaacccaaaaaaaaaaaaaagaaaaatgaaatccATCTATCTACTAAtactatatagatatatatatacattggatatgtatgtatatattgtattgtatatgCAAGCCATCATATTTTTGTTGGAACGACTTTTATGCTGTGGTACttaaataattacaaaaacaaaacaaacaatacaCAAAAGCCAGCAGTAATACGaatgcaaattattattattattattctattattattattattattaaatggATTATAATGTTTATAAACTAAATATGTTCAATCCCTTtgtatgtaaatttaaatgtgATGCAAAAGGATGCatatcacaaaaacaaaaaaatgtgcatcagttttatgcaaaaattcaataaaaatcgaatgaaatccaattcaaggataaaaattcaaaattttgctgCTTAAATAAACTATTTGGTGGGTTAAATTACATCTTGTTTAATTATGAAATATTCCCCTTTGCAATTTCTGTTAATTTCACTATCCGACATTTTTAAGttcaatagatagtaattgaCTGGGTGCTGATGACGACCCTGTACTTGGTATTTGTTCAACAtgttttgaaattattatgACCCAATTTGCAATATTAATcctattaatattttatgtataATTTAGAAACAATTTACAATACATATATCAGGTACTTTTTTGCTATAGTGCATAATACCATATTGTGGATTCTTGCTTGGGAAAATGTTTAAGCTGAAATGATTCTTATGAGTATTGAGAATATAGTCCCTAAAGAGATCAAAAcaactttttatttaaatgaaaataagaacaaaaaatgaagtaagtaagtcgactcgtcgacttgggtataccatacaccaggtgaaacaaatatttaaaatttcgaaaaccaaatgtatgtctattaaattgttttaacatgcctcataacaTATGCTAaatcgctcactctacaacaggggtaggcacaaagagagccagctcaaactgtcaatgtTTGCGTGCGCTTGCTTCTGTGCGTAAGCTGCTTTACACTACGCGAATCGTATGtgaagaaacgaataaaaaaattaaactgcaagtgaaaAAGAATAATTCCGACCTAATTGTTGTTCAGAAACTCAACTATTTCCTTTACTTCTATATtgtttggataactttttataCGAAGGAGATCTTCTAAATGGCTATCAGTAAGACTATTTCGAATTgaatctttaattaatttcattgtcGAAAATGTGGATTCGCAAATGTATGTTGTGGTAAACATGgaagataattttaacattGCCTTTTatcttacatttatattacattatgcatgttcgcttatattataatatactttttaccctatagggacaaaatataaataatggcaaaatatttttaaagttgccatgTAAGAAAGTGAAGCATTCATTTTTCTGCGTGTAGCTGCGTAACAAAGTGACATAGTACTGCTTTCGTCAAAAGTCTGTGCGACGCTAGCTGTTTTTTTATGCACTCAAATTGTACTTCGTTCTCacatcggcatgcacacagacggccacacgagcaattgccgagcaaaagtgcccgcacgggctatgggcgcctacctctgctctacaaacacacgagcactgtagcgccgccactagccaacggccaattctgcccttgtggatcgcgtagcaaaatacgttcatacgtatattttgcatgtttctagtccgatttcaatcaatttcagtttgatagaaatatataagatttattagtccgccaaatttgattgcgatgttttttgtaaatttcgggggcggacgggggcgtggcaaaaagttgaaacaattattttttgcgcgctaactaaacgagtatataaaccaaatttgatgtctctatctgttatactttgtaagaaaaacagttttatgtaaattctgggggcgtggccaaaattccaattaactctatatatttacataccacacgagtctacataccaaatttggtggctctagctcttatagtctccgagatctgcgtgttcat
The sequence above is a segment of the Drosophila willistoni isolate 14030-0811.24 chromosome XR unlocalized genomic scaffold, UCI_dwil_1.1 Seg143, whole genome shotgun sequence genome. Coding sequences within it:
- the LOC6646321 gene encoding NEDD4 family-interacting protein 1-like isoform X1; translated protein: MEEFCITKMPHNNHHQQQPQQQQQPGTPGDDQLGPPKADFSAPPPYEANGQHVMVALPPPQHQMPSLGLTTHNGGGIGMVGVEPSNVVVCGVVDVPQDVHGKLPTYEEVQMEKSLNGELPPAFLTLPSTQQLPPPPNPLLPPNPLRDGAAAVRSAQPALTFIAIDASDPENSLSTTDNLLGTDIMFITAFIVAFLFNWIGFLMLTCFCHTIAARYGALSGFGLSLAKWTLIVKHSTDLASHENSWLWWLICAFGFLISIRALIQYVSIKRSWRLLSASAQERLLFFY
- the LOC6646343 gene encoding protein spitz, producing MKMRDRQQKTSYHQLLLLLLFGYAACLLTLCDACSSRAISKPRPTPPPPTASLPPDNVIVTTTRAPSTPSRPNITFPIFNCPPTYAAWYCLNDATCFTVEIHNEILYNCECALGFMGPRCEYKEIDGSYLPTRNRVMLEKASIVSGATLALLFMAMCCVVLYLRHEKQQKLKLHDSATEQHNGNGGGGLTGCQNDGMDEVDGLKSLRFPARRPFAPCRILTLEEAHYQSISASNRIRH
- the LOC6646321 gene encoding NEDD4 family-interacting protein 1-like isoform X2, producing MPHNNHHQQQPQQQQQPGTPGDDQLGPPKADFSAPPPYEANGQHVMVALPPPQHQMPSLGLTTHNGGGIGMVGVEPSNVVVCGVVDVPQDVHGKLPTYEEVQMEKSLNGELPPAFLTLPSTQQLPPPPNPLLPPNPLRDGAAAVRSAQPALTFIAIDASDPENSLSTTDNLLGTDIMFITAFIVAFLFNWIGFLMLTCFCHTIAARYGALSGFGLSLAKWTLIVKHSTDLASHENSWLWWLICAFGFLISIRALIQYVSIKRSWRLLSASAQERLLFFY